The following nucleotide sequence is from Apium graveolens cultivar Ventura chromosome 4, ASM990537v1, whole genome shotgun sequence.
agaagctgttatgtggcctctttgagggcagatggagtcggggggcaggttcttcctattgaagatatggatgttcgagaaaatgatgagaatagaggaaggccagcagaagaattggtttcggttcctttagatcccaagaatcctgagaggatgactttcattggagccacattagaggagccccttagagggaagttagtaaaatttttgcaagaaaatagtgatgtgtttgcatggtcagcagctgatatgccgggcatagacccggagttaattactcacaagctaaacgtggatccaagccggaagacagtgaaacaaaagaaaagaaattttgccccggaaagacaagaggctataaggcaggaagtggaaaagctcttagaggctggtttcattgaggagattcaatttccggagtggttagcaaaccctgtaatggtgaagaaggctaatggaaagtggaggatgtgtatagacttcaccgatctgaatgatgcatgccccaaagactgttttccgctgcctagaattgataccttgattgatgccaccgctggacatgagatgctgagtttcatggatgggtttagcggatacaaccagatcaaaatgcataaggatgacattccaaaggtatcatttatcactgactttggtgtttattgttatcttgttatggcgtttggtctcaagaatgcaggagccacctatcaaaggttggtgaatagaatttttaaggatcttattggtaagactatggaagtctatgttgatgacatgttagtcaagagtctagtaaagactgatcatatagcccatttaagggaagcttttgaggtcctgaggtaccacaagatgatgttgaatcctacgaagtgtgctttcggagtaggatctggaaaattcttgggactgatggtctcaaagaggggaattgaggctaacccggataagataaaggcaatcctggacatggaaccaccaaaaactgttaaggatgttcagaagcttacaggaagggttgctgcgttaggacgattcatctccaagtcaggagacaagtgcttgtcatttttcaagtcactaaagaacatcaaagacttcgtatggagtgaggaaaatcagaaggcatttgaagagttaaagaagtatatgggccaggccccgttgttggccaagccagttctgaatgaagttttattcttgtacttggctgtttcagagagcgccttgagcgcggtgttggttaaggaggaactgaaagtccagaaacccgtatactatgtcagcaaaattttgcatggtgctgagttgaattattcagccattgagaaatttgctttagccttggtaatggcttcaagaaagctgcgtccttattttcaagctcaccaaattgaagtgctaacaaatcagccactgagaaatatcattcacagtcccaaggcaagtgggagactgattaagtgggcaatagagttgggagagttcgatctcaagtataagccacgtacggccataaaagcccaggcactagctgacttcgtggtggaatgtaccatacccaaccaagaagtcggggggtaggaagataccatacctcaagacaagagagtcgacaatggggacagggagaagaatgacaaggagaaagaatattgggttctctattttgatggagcatcaaaaacaaattccagtggagcagggttggttttgcaaagccctgatgggttcttaattgagtatgctatgaagttagattttccaaccacaaacaatgaggcagagtatgaagccctgatagctggccttggtctagctgggacacttagagtcaaaaacttaaaggtccgtggagactcgaagctgatcatatcccaggtaaagggagaatttgaggcaagggatgatacgatggctaagtatgtccgcctagtaagggctgtgatgacccaatttaatgaatgccatgttgaacacattccaagggaagaaaatgttaaggcagatgcgctatcaaagttcgcttcgtctgagattgaagaaagttcaggaagtgtgtacttccgtgttttgaagacacggagcatagatgttaagctagtggctcccataggcttggggacgtcatggattgatcccatcaaggctcacattcagaccggttggttgccaagtgatgcaactgaagcacggaagttaactgttcgggcactaagatactctttgatagatgggattctttacaaaagatctttcgtggttccctacttgaggtgtctcaggcccgatgaggcacgcttggctcttgaagaagtgcatgaaggtatttgtggacaacacttggggggcagggccttggctcataagataactcgtttaggcttctattggccagaaatgatggctgatgccaaagaatatgtaaagaagtgtgaccgctgtcagaagcatgcaccaattgttagacaaccccctgagatgctgacctctatcaactcgcctattccctttgccatgtgggggatggatattctagggccttttcctatggccacggcataaaggaaatttctgattgtagccattgattatttcaccaagtggatcgaagccaaacccttggccaaaatcactactaagcaggttgcacaattcctgtgggaaaatattatgtgccgatatggaattccccgtatccttgtcactgacaatggaacacaattcaacaatgaggaattcaagaagtattgtgaagaaaatgaaattgagttacgattcacctctgtggctcacccgcaagccaatggacaagcagaggtagcaaatcggataatcctggatggactaaagaagaggatcgagaagtctagaaataattgggtagatgagatacttccaatattatgggcctacaggactacttgtagagacacgacagatgcaactcctttcatgttggcatatggggcggaagcagtagttcccgtggagatatcacattcctctccaaggattcaggctttcgatgagaaagaaaatgaggaagggcagagattagccctggatttaattgatgaagtgcgagataaagcacatgcaaagatagtagaatatcagaaaaaagcttcattctactacaacctaagggttaaagaaaggttttttaaacagggcgatctaatcttgaggaagatagaagcatctggtgtaggacaaaaagggaagcttgccccgaattgggaagggccgtacagagtcaagagtgttcaaggtagaggaacctacaagctagagactatggatggttttgaagtcccgagaacttggcatgcacaaaacctgaaggtttactatgtgtagggaagccggatacgattctcactcgtcaggatggcgagtaggttgaaaagcaccttgaagctttgcttgcttaggatttatatgttttagttttattacgaagtttattaagacttgtgtaagggacgaatcccagacaattttatgaaattcatgagttcttcaaagtatgtttgtggcctaacaaaaaaaaatcaaatgcatggatgcaagcataaaaggtgataaatgaaatagatctgatagatgttacaaaagttcgataaataaagtctcgaaaataaaaaaaaacaagccacgcagggctgaaaaagctctaaggagctgaagtaccctcggcatccatatcatcgtcctctccactctcgctggatgtctctgtcgtctcggaggaggaggaagagctgtcgtcctcagcaggtctggaagaagactcgggaggaggaaggagtggatcctgaggaacatggtccgagacaactactcgggtacgaaacctctgtagcaaagcctcgtcatcagggcagatatagtccgccgggttaatatcaggacaagcctcgttcacggtcccaagggccgtgtcccaaccagtcctaaaaaacccaggaaagactgaatcatccctaatcctcatggattgggcaaactcctccgagtccagatagttgtctatagctttatccttctccgcccgaagtaccaccagctcggcgttagactctccgagttcttcctccttgcgcttgagcttcttctccagggtagcgtacttcttctgttgcctcctgagggcattatcggccttatcagaagcccgcttccatgattcggcttgcctcacagcgccttgaaaataggcgttagactgaaacaaagcaattaacaaagtataaggcaagaaaatgctacaagagcgaaaaataagttcaaaaaagagaaggcataccgaagccagagactgagctcccatgagcttgatcctctcaagatcaggggtggccaccacatcagtaaaatccttgggggtcacgctatggtaggaccaatcccaagcatgtttcgtggaaccaactacggtgtcccctcggcggaatccccagagaggctgaaaggcgcctgtggcagcagcagtaggggcagcagcagtgataggagtaCCATGGCCTCCAGCTCTTTCAGTTGaggcctcccctataggctctttgtgcttcttcaaaaagataggctccgtggcctttccccgggtgtctaggcctgcgagccgagctttcttcatcctagctgtttcctcaaccaaaggaacattgtcctcgttaatctccttagcagctgaaacaaagcaaaggacaaaataagtgaagttaataatgcatgaaatgaagtaaaattgagaagggaagaaaaataccctgttgagaaacagaggatagtcccacatgaatcagggaaaactcctctaagagagtccagctggtagtcGTGCCATtatcctgagtaagcccattataaataatagtttcttcaggagttaagtgaatggatttgaggctaccatcactgaccttcccaaaggaagatcgaaaaagtgtgccccagtcaccattctcccaacgtaacccgacgaaactattcctccaattttgattattatcaggaatagaggcactgttaaagatatgtttgcttttgggcctttgcttgacatagacccagccgcagatactggaagaactattgtaacactgaaagactttcctaaaaacagctacagaaagaggaaagccctccctaagacagcagaccataaaacatagaatgttcctccaggcgtttggaggaagctgacacgggttgatttgtaaatcatccaaaagatgaggaataaaggggtgaaaaggaaacctaagcccagcattaagggcatctgtgtaaataaaaagagtatcgggtctccagtggcaagtacgatcaccaccagagactggaactaatctaagaggaggaaggacgttataacgagcatttagtttattgaagtctatgttgtgccaagtattacaatgattaaaagagtcgagatgtgcagtggagggatattcatcccccctagtgttaatcatatcaattaaagacatatatgaagagcggatctcgatatccttacctcgttttgaagccgaggctatcttggccgccctctcggaactcttgtcagccattttagtaaagactggaaaagacttggaaggctaaaggaggggatttgagagaggaggAGTTTAGAAATTTCTAGGATGATTGAAGAAATGAGATGAGAAGGTGTGAGGATTCCACTCTCCCATCCCACTCTTATATAGTCACAAAGAAGGCTAGttgggcctagaaaagcccatttgggTCCAAGAAAAGAATGTTCTGGAAGGATCCAGAAAcgaaatttaaattaaatagatATTTACGGAAATTTCTGGAAGAATCCAAAGAGAGCCATAGAAGTTCTGGAAAGTCAGAAATTTGAGCCAAAACCCGGCTAAAAGCAATGGGCCTGAGTTTGAGCCCAAAATGTCAGCCCAAATTAAATTGAAAAGCCCAGAACTAGGGCCCAATTAAAAGGCCTGTGGAAAAGATGGTCAATAGGAAACGAGCCCAGAAAAGGGCCTATATAATTAAAAGTGGGAGGCCCAGGATAAGGCccactatatttaaaaaaaagaaaaagaagaagaaggggTTAAATCAGGCCCATGAAGCCAAAGCCCTGTTGAAAAAATAGGTCCAAAAATCAGCCCAACAAATCCAACCCAGGTTTAGGGCAGGGGTCATCCCAATAAAAggtaagcccagaaaagggcctaATTAATTGGGGAATAAGAGCCCAAAAACAAAACCCAAATAAAGGCCCAGGAAAATAGGAATAAAAGGTTGATAtcctgacccaattcgatcaggactTGCATTACATTCCTAGTCGAATGAGTTGAGATTGAAATTCTGTCGATCAGGGCTGAAGAAAAGGTTTATTTCGATCAGGATTTGGACCTATTCGACCAGGAAGTGTACAGAAATCCAGATCGAAACTCTTGAGATCGAAATTGCTTCGATCAGGGCTTAGAAGGagggttaattcggtcagaaaacaagaatcctgaccgaaaggggaGAAAATCCTATTCGAAAAAAAAagggtgaaaatcctggccgaaattcgaccaggacctctgctcgaatattcctgctcgaaaatccttcgaccagggctgatagaaggttaattcgaccaggatcctggtcaaatggattcctggtcgaaaattgcataaaaaaaaatcccagaaattaggaaaaaaatccagaaattaaggataaatcctagaaaattagggaaaaatcccagaaattagggaaaaaatccagaaattaaggataaatcccagaaaattagggaaaaatcccagaaattagggaaaaaatccagaaattaaggataaatcccagaaaattagggaaaaatccagaaattagggaaaaatcccagaaaattaagggaaaaatccagaaattaaggataaatcccagaaaattagggaaaaatcccagaaaattagggaaaatcccagaaaattggggaaaaattcctggaaattaagataatttctgaataaaaggaagattcattgtaaatgtgtaggtcgctccacactttacgtaaaacgaaaccctataagggaacgaatagatttaacttccgcgaaacctaatcaatgtttcccaaaagttggggggcaaatgatagggataaataagtcctgattttataattaatgggctgctaggcccaataataagatgtataatattcagaccagaaaggttaagcctgatggaccagatcaggcctggtggaataaaaaaggcccaaaagccctgattattaattaatttcgtaattaattaataagggaaaaatcagctattgagaagagtcccgataaggatataaatccttatagaatagcctcaaggggacctaaaaggataaggaatcagcttcctacttcctaggactcctaagtctatcctaattcagaggcttgtccaccaagtctcctacaccaagtccaattcaaggactcccaacatatatataaggggcctcaccccacaaatcagaactacgttttttgacttgatccttggcaatcagcaaggtacgtaggcatcttgttaaggcagattgagtcacgaaacacaagagcagtcaaatcgagcctcaagGCTCACGTTCCTTaatattaaatacagcaattatatatattagtttttaatccataacatagCAGGTAgttctagggtcctaatgttatgaacaaaagcagtctaaagtaaatcggacattacgacggctatatttacgcgatttcccaattttataccattccaattcaaccaccaatcaatcctaattcattcatacaaccaacatccatccacactacatcataacagccccaatcaactcaacattaacaatttatacttattcttaaacttgaatttaaactatacttaagtcctttaaccaatcaataagatttcaacattcaattcactaccattccatcccaaactctaaaccaacaagcatcaagctactcttttaccataacaatcaaaatcatcctaatatataagtaaatctagggtttggagatgttataccttccttgaagtgattggagtagctaggaagccttaagaagccttgagatgtcttagtgatgcttggatcttaaaggaaaaacaagaaaaatcaagttaaaaatcttgaaatcactattcattatcttcttcattgatttctcggaagagattgagaatgaattggaggcttaaacttataggatagccatatctatgcataaggagtaccagataattatcttaccaattaaggaagcttggaacttgaattttgaaaattcttcttcttgaaatgaagaaaagccgagagcaatgttgaagaatgaaataattttgtgtttttgatttgttttgcctagcttggttgtttttgttttgtttttggttaattacctttctaaccttgaactttgtgtggttttaaatcaacaacacctccttccccttatgtcatgcttatgtcactttgtgatgtcatcatcccttactttccctcttcttattggttggatgacctcatcatccctaacctccttgattaacttcctaattgtttgcctaatgaccgctgatctgttatacggttcgcttaactttcgttctcgtttctcgtttgagggatcatacccgggatcttattacttgggtttccttaacctttctcaatacattatataacttttatgatcctatcttataatcctttaatttaaatcctttttatcctgttaccttatactcaattctttccgtatctagtggatttccgggaaaaatcaaagtgttcagaattggattctgacgatctttacatacacttatataccatatagagtactaataaaatctcagaatatccataacagaatccctacatagtgtggcatgaaaagttttctcattcagcaaaaacactattcataagggttacaaaaagttcaaaattttgggggttattacagtctaccctccttaaaaggattccatcccggaatcaaatagaaaacaaatgggggtacttttctagcattgcgccctctagttcccaagttgattcttccatattatgattctgccatagcactctgactagcttgatcactttgttccgaagcacctgctccttcttatctataatccttactggcttctccacgtaagtcagatctggttgcatatccacatgctcgtactccactatgtgtctggcatcccggtgatacttccttagcattgacacatggaacacattatgaacttgttgtaggttcgggggtaaggctagctcgtaagccaacttcccaatccgtcttagtatctcaaaaggtccaatatatcttgggcttagttttcctttctttccaaatctcattaaccccttccaaggggataccttcagcagtactaagtcccctacttcatattccttgtcctttcgggctaggtctgcatatttcttctgtctgtcttgggctgctacaagccgccctctgataagatccactatgtctttggtcctttggaccatttcgggtccgagcatcttccgctcccctacttcatcccagtataagggagatcgacaccttcttccgtacagggcctcataaggcggcattccgatgctagcatgaaagctattgttataagaaaactcgatcaacggcaagtgatcatcccaacttcctttaaagtctattgcacagactctcaacatatcctctagtgtctggatggtcctttcactgtgcccatccatctggggatggtacgcggtactcatatttaacttggtccccgcacattcttgaaagctcttccaaaatctggagttaaatctagggtctcggtctgagacaatggacgctgggactccatgtcgcgtcactatttccttaaggtaaatgtccaccagtctatcgactgtgtatctctcattgataggaatgaaatgagctgactttgtcagtcggtctataattacccatatggcgtcatgattggctttcgtccttggcaagcctacaacaaaatccatcgctatctgttcccatttccactcgggaatctccaggggtcgtaaaagtccactgggtctctggtgctctgcctttactctttggcaagtcaaacatttgcttacccattctgctacgtccctcttcatgttgggccaccagtaatattccttcaaatccctatacatcttggtgcttcccgggtgaatggaataccttgaactatgactttcatccaaaacctcgtctttaagttcttgaacattcagaacccaaatcctgtaggaataccttattatccccttattgtctctctcagtatggatctcttctccagtcattgactctctgccctcattcatcattctttcttggcacaatctaatcttttctaataactctggttacattgatatctcaaacaacttttcagttccggttccggttacctttacttctatttccattctttcgaaatccctgattaattcctccgaagtcattatcattctgagcctttccttcctactgagggcgtcatccaccacattggctttccccggatgatagagaatctcacaatcatagtccttgattagttctaaccatctcctctggcgcatattgagctctttctgcgtaaatatgtacttgaggctcttatggtctgtgaaaatctcgcacttctctccatacaagtagtgcctccaaatttttaaggcaaaaactattgcctctagctcaagatcatgggtaggatatctaatctcgtattccttcatttgtctcgatgcatacgcaatcactttaccgtgctgcatatcactttaccgtgctgcataagcacacaccctaatcctttttgcgacgcgtcactatatatcacacaatctccttttccgtctggcaatgccaacaccggggccgttaccaaccttttctttaattcctgaaaaatgttctcgcatttctccgtccattcaaacttctttgtcttatgagtaagtcgtgtcaaaggggctgcgatcttcgcaaagtcctgcacaaatctatgatagtagccagccaatcctatgaaactccttacctctgtgggtgtggttggcctttcccaatttgagaccgcctctatcttggaggggtcgaccaatactccttctttattgatcacatgtcctaaaaactgtacttcattccgccagaattcacacttcgagaatttggcatataactgttcctctctgagtattcctagagctatcctcaaatgctctgcatgttctgcctcagtccttgagtagatcaaaatatcatcgataaaaactatcacacacttgtccaagtacttcttaaatactctattcattaaatccatgaaagtcgctggggcgttggttaatccaaaggacattaccaagaactcataatgcccatacctggtacggaacgctgtcttgggaatatcttcgggtttaatctttaattggtgatatccagttctcaggtcaatcttggaaaaataaacagcatcatttagctggtcgaacagatcgtctattctaggtaacgggtacctgttctttatggttagcttgttcaactttcgatagtcgatgcacagcctcatgctcccatctttcttcttaaaaaataaaactggtgctccccacggagacacactgggtcttatcatacccttatccaagagttcctgtaattgggtagctaattccttcatttctaacggggctaaccggtaaggtgcttttgaaactggcgccgtccctggggcgaactcaatagcaaattcaatcactctatcgggtggtaatcccggaaggtcttgtgggaatacatcttcaaattcgttgactactggaatatcttgtaagttggcacctccttttgcgtgtctaccacataggctaggtaagcctcatttccgtttcgtagcatccttctggcatgggccatagtcaaaaatttatgtgtctgcctctttcccctaaatatgacttctttctttcctggga
It contains:
- the LOC141716995 gene encoding uncharacterized protein LOC141716995: MGAQSLASSNAYFQGAVRQAESWKRASDKADNALRRQQKKYATLEKKLKRKEEELGESNAELVVLRAEKDKAIDNYLDSEEFAQSMRIRDDSVFPGFFRTGWDTALGTVNEACPDINPADYICPDDEALLQRFRTRVVVSDHVPQDPLLPPPESSSRPAEDDSSSSSSETTETSSESGEDDDMDAEGTSAP